In Sporomusaceae bacterium FL31, the following are encoded in one genomic region:
- a CDS encoding NADH pyrophosphatase, with product MEVKQIFAEYFVEGNQSRSFNYCPHCRTKCETKEIGGRQRPVCPKCGFIQYKNPAPAVSVLIVSNDRVLLGRRADNSFKAGLWCLPCGFIEFDEDFLTAAKREVQEETGLTVDIKAIISVITNYLAPDLHTLVVVLLAHVVGGELCPGDDIVSVEWFSLGGPLPEMAFTADQDIITRYYKTQIEGAPVDSYFAKPLP from the coding sequence ATGGAAGTAAAACAGATATTTGCTGAATACTTCGTTGAAGGCAATCAAAGCAGGTCTTTTAATTACTGTCCGCACTGTCGTACAAAATGTGAAACGAAGGAAATTGGTGGACGTCAACGTCCGGTTTGTCCAAAATGCGGATTTATACAGTATAAGAATCCGGCACCTGCAGTGTCAGTACTTATTGTGAGTAATGACAGAGTCTTATTAGGTCGAAGGGCTGACAATAGTTTTAAGGCCGGACTTTGGTGTCTGCCCTGTGGGTTTATTGAATTTGACGAGGATTTTCTCACAGCTGCCAAAAGGGAAGTCCAGGAAGAAACAGGGTTAACTGTTGATATTAAAGCAATTATTAGTGTCATAACCAATTATTTGGCACCAGATCTGCATACATTGGTGGTTGTCTTATTGGCTCACGTTGTTGGTGGTGAATTGTGCCCAGGAGATGATATTGTGAGTGTTGAGTGGTTTTCTTTGGGTGGCCCTTTGCCGGAAATGGCTTTTACTGCCGATCAGGATATTATCACACGATATTATAAAACCCAAATCGAGGGTGCACCAGTGGACAGCTATTTTGCAAAGCCGTTGCCATAA
- a CDS encoding aminotransferase: protein MGTHNFDEIVKRYNTESRKWDNIGEVFGDTSVLPLWIADMDFASPPAVLKAIQAKAAHGVFGYPARRTSLHESVMRWAKVRHHWTLKSEWISTAPGVVSSISAAVLALTEPGDSIIIQPPVYPPFFSCVRNNGRKIVENALKNNHGYYEFAFADLEAKIDDTVRMIVLCSPHNPVGRVWREEELCRLADICLKHQIIILADEIHHDLVFSGHKHTPLASLSPEIAHATVTFMAASKTFNVAGLNTSFIITPDPVKRKKINKLLHNLEIGKTTIFGGAAAEAAYTDGEEWLEELLVYLENNADYIVSYAEQHLPGVKVIKPEGTYLAWLDFRDIFSQSDQLSNFLTKEAKVGLNDGLSFGCQGEGFARLNFGCPRSIIQEALQRIERAIKNLQR from the coding sequence ATGGGAACACATAATTTTGATGAAATTGTTAAACGGTATAACACAGAAAGCAGAAAATGGGATAATATTGGTGAAGTCTTTGGTGATACGAGTGTGTTGCCATTATGGATTGCCGATATGGATTTCGCTTCACCGCCGGCAGTGCTGAAAGCTATTCAGGCTAAAGCAGCGCACGGTGTATTTGGTTATCCTGCGAGACGAACTTCTTTGCATGAGTCGGTCATGCGCTGGGCCAAGGTCAGACATCATTGGACTTTGAAAAGCGAGTGGATTAGTACAGCACCGGGCGTAGTTTCTTCAATTAGTGCGGCTGTTCTGGCTTTAACAGAGCCAGGTGACAGCATTATCATTCAGCCACCCGTTTATCCGCCATTCTTTTCATGTGTGCGGAATAATGGGCGTAAGATTGTTGAAAATGCGTTAAAAAATAATCATGGCTATTATGAGTTTGCTTTTGCTGATTTAGAGGCCAAGATTGATGACACCGTGAGAATGATTGTGTTATGCAGTCCACATAATCCGGTTGGGCGGGTATGGCGTGAAGAAGAGTTGTGCAGGCTGGCTGACATTTGCCTTAAGCATCAAATCATTATTTTGGCTGACGAAATTCATCATGATTTGGTATTTAGTGGTCATAAACATACTCCGCTGGCAAGCCTGAGTCCTGAAATTGCTCATGCAACTGTAACTTTCATGGCTGCCAGTAAAACATTTAATGTTGCCGGCCTTAACACATCATTTATTATTACTCCTGATCCTGTGAAACGCAAAAAAATTAATAAATTACTGCACAACCTGGAAATAGGCAAGACAACGATTTTTGGCGGGGCAGCGGCTGAAGCGGCTTACACTGATGGTGAAGAATGGCTGGAAGAATTACTCGTATACCTCGAAAATAATGCAGATTATATTGTAAGTTATGCTGAACAGCATCTTCCAGGGGTTAAAGTTATTAAGCCAGAGGGAACCTATCTTGCGTGGCTGGATTTTCGTGATATCTTCTCTCAATCTGATCAATTGAGTAACTTTTTAACGAAAGAAGCCAAAGTCGGACTGAATGATGGTCTGTCGTTTGGGTGCCAGGGAGAGGGCTTTGCCAGGTTAAACTTTGGTTGTCCCAGGTCAATTATTCAGGAAGCTTTGCAACGTATTGAGCGGGCTATTAAGAATTTACAGCGATAA
- a CDS encoding sensor histidine kinase yields MNIARMKWIAAIVPAICIGIFEFARHEFLHVISMDWGNVLVAGLTSVLFILFSHGIFAFMENLYDKLQTEKRESAVLQERYRIARDLHDSITQALFFMNVKIIEIETAWQNQREPLTAIRELREAIKLTDTEVRQHIFALQTVAPDIDINLVDSIREYLCQYEKQTGTKINLTVNSDACSQLSQYERKQLFHIFQELMFNIRKHAAATQVDIALSQHEDNFFMVIADNGKGFAAEKLQSKTSSFGFKILEQAVQSIGADFNLNTSPGTGTTVTISIKIAKGT; encoded by the coding sequence ATGAACATAGCCAGAATGAAATGGATTGCTGCAATAGTTCCAGCCATATGTATCGGTATTTTTGAATTTGCCAGACATGAATTTTTGCATGTCATATCCATGGATTGGGGAAACGTACTGGTTGCCGGTTTAACAAGTGTATTATTTATCCTGTTTTCACATGGAATTTTTGCTTTCATGGAGAATTTATATGACAAGCTGCAAACAGAAAAACGTGAATCAGCGGTCTTGCAGGAACGCTACCGCATTGCCCGTGACTTGCACGATAGCATCACTCAGGCTTTATTTTTTATGAATGTGAAAATCATTGAAATTGAAACAGCCTGGCAAAATCAGCGTGAACCGCTAACCGCAATCAGAGAGTTGCGTGAAGCCATTAAATTAACCGATACAGAAGTAAGGCAACATATATTTGCGTTGCAAACAGTTGCCCCTGATATCGATATCAATCTGGTCGATTCTATCCGAGAATATTTATGCCAATACGAAAAACAAACGGGTACGAAAATAAATCTAACCGTCAACAGCGATGCCTGCAGCCAGCTGTCGCAATATGAGCGCAAGCAGCTTTTTCATATTTTTCAGGAATTGATGTTTAACATTCGGAAGCATGCTGCAGCAACTCAGGTTGATATTGCTTTATCTCAACATGAAGATAATTTTTTTATGGTAATCGCCGATAACGGCAAAGGCTTCGCAGCCGAAAAGCTGCAAAGCAAAACTTCTTCCTTTGGTTTTAAGATTTTAGAACAAGCCGTTCAGTCAATTGGAGCTGATTTTAATCTAAACACCAGCCCAGGCACCGGGACTACGGTAACTATTTCAATAAAAATTGCGAAAGGAACCTGA
- a CDS encoding nitrogenase protein alpha chain, with translation MAKVIEQVRYACALGALHSVLAIDRAVPILHAGPGCGQRLSTALSLTNGYQGTGYAGGHSMPCTNSTETEVVFGGEKKLKELITQSLRVMDADLYVVLTGCTSDIVGDDVLEVARSFQKKGHPVVCAQTGGFSGNNFHGHELILDAIIDQYLKPTDERVPGLVNVFSVVPFYDAFWSGNLQAIQKLLTALGLKPNVIFGPAGGVTALNHVPKAQFNLLLSPWVGLNNVKSLEDKFGTPYLHYPILPIGPTETSKFLRTVGEFAGLASEQVETAIKELEKPYDYYIERSADYLLQARAGLPSRFITISDSFYGLGISKFLVNDLGFLPGTQFVMDNIPQRHQSAVKAEFANLSDTIAAPVVFTNDSGVVKETLRETKFKGRPLILGSGWDQVLAKELNGYQLSVTFPVSNRFILNSSYVGYDGALRLAEDVFSVLVNSSY, from the coding sequence GTGGCTAAAGTGATTGAACAGGTCCGGTACGCTTGTGCATTGGGAGCGCTGCATTCAGTGCTGGCTATTGACAGAGCAGTTCCTATTCTTCATGCCGGGCCAGGCTGCGGTCAGCGTTTGTCGACAGCCTTAAGTCTTACAAACGGTTATCAAGGAACAGGATATGCTGGCGGGCATTCAATGCCTTGTACAAATAGCACTGAAACCGAAGTTGTCTTTGGTGGTGAAAAGAAACTGAAAGAACTCATCACACAAAGCTTGCGCGTGATGGATGCTGATTTATATGTTGTCCTAACCGGCTGTACATCCGATATTGTCGGTGATGATGTCTTAGAGGTAGCCAGAAGCTTTCAAAAAAAAGGCCATCCAGTTGTCTGCGCTCAAACGGGTGGTTTTAGCGGTAATAATTTTCATGGTCATGAATTGATTTTAGATGCCATTATTGACCAGTATTTAAAACCGACAGATGAACGAGTACCTGGCCTGGTCAATGTCTTTTCGGTGGTTCCCTTCTATGATGCGTTCTGGAGTGGAAACTTACAGGCCATTCAAAAGCTGCTGACGGCACTTGGCTTGAAACCAAATGTTATTTTCGGACCGGCGGGTGGGGTAACCGCATTAAATCATGTGCCCAAAGCGCAGTTTAATTTATTATTGTCACCCTGGGTAGGGTTAAATAATGTGAAGAGTTTAGAAGATAAATTTGGTACACCTTATTTACATTATCCAATTTTGCCGATCGGCCCAACTGAAACCAGCAAGTTTCTACGAACAGTTGGTGAATTTGCCGGGTTAGCTTCCGAACAAGTGGAAACGGCGATCAAAGAACTGGAGAAACCATACGATTATTACATTGAGCGCTCGGCTGACTATTTGCTGCAGGCACGGGCCGGATTGCCCAGTCGTTTTATTACCATATCCGATAGTTTTTATGGATTAGGAATTTCCAAGTTTCTTGTTAATGATCTTGGTTTTTTACCGGGAACCCAGTTTGTTATGGATAATATTCCCCAAAGGCATCAATCTGCCGTAAAAGCTGAATTTGCAAACTTAAGTGATACCATTGCAGCTCCTGTTGTATTTACTAATGACAGCGGGGTTGTTAAAGAAACACTGCGGGAAACCAAATTCAAGGGCAGGCCATTGATTTTAGGAAGTGGCTGGGATCAGGTGTTAGCCAAAGAGCTAAATGGTTATCAGCTTTCAGTTACTTTTCCTGTTTCCAACCGATTTATCTTAAACAGCAGTTATGTTGGTTACGATGGTGCTTTGCGTTTGGCAGAAGACGTTTTTTCAGTATTGGTAAATTCAAGTTATTAG
- the yxjL gene encoding putative transcriptional regulatory protein YxjL — MTFKILIVDDHLLSRKGISSILSANPMFEVIGEATNGTEALELAKQLMPDMILMDIRMPDCNGLEATRLIKAAIPHVKIIILSVSDDVQDFFEAIKLGAQGYLLKNMEPEYWLDYIVSVAQGEAPISRVLAGKILQEFSIQKPAAPDNKLSEREKEVLLLISQGLGNKEIGEKLFISESTVKNHLRNILDKLHLQNRMQLIAFAYKHGLAGE, encoded by the coding sequence ATGACATTTAAGATATTGATTGTTGACGATCATCTTTTGTCACGCAAAGGAATTTCCAGTATTTTATCAGCTAATCCGATGTTTGAGGTAATCGGGGAAGCAACAAACGGAACCGAAGCCTTAGAGCTGGCTAAACAATTAATGCCGGATATGATTTTGATGGATATAAGAATGCCTGACTGCAACGGATTGGAAGCCACCCGTTTGATCAAGGCAGCAATCCCCCATGTTAAAATCATTATTCTAAGCGTATCAGATGACGTGCAGGACTTCTTTGAGGCAATCAAACTAGGTGCTCAGGGTTATTTGCTTAAAAATATGGAACCTGAATATTGGCTGGATTATATTGTTAGTGTCGCTCAGGGTGAAGCCCCGATATCCAGGGTGCTGGCAGGCAAGATATTACAAGAATTTTCAATTCAAAAGCCTGCTGCTCCGGACAATAAATTATCTGAACGAGAAAAAGAAGTATTGCTATTGATTAGTCAGGGTTTAGGGAATAAAGAAATAGGGGAAAAGCTTTTTATCAGTGAAAGCACTGTCAAAAATCATTTAAGAAATATTTTAGATAAGTTACATTTGCAAAACCGTATGCAGCTGATTGCCTTTGCTTATAAGCATGGCCTGGCAGGTGAATAG
- the nifH_2 gene encoding nitrogenase iron protein, with translation MRQIAIYGKGGIGKSTTTQNTVAALAENGKKVMVVGCDPKADSTRLLLNGLCQKTVLDTLRDEGDDIELDAILKPGYGNTRCVESGGPEPGVGCAGRGIITSINMLESLGAYTEDLDYVFYDVLGDVVCGGFAMPIREGKAQEIYIVASGELMALYAANNIAKGVSKYAKSGGVRLGGIICNSRKVDNEYALLKAFAEEIGSQLIHFVPRDNIVQRAEINKKTVIDFDPEADQANEYRALAQNIQNNKLFVIPKPMTQDRLEELMMQHGFLDAIA, from the coding sequence ATGAGACAAATTGCTATATATGGAAAAGGTGGGATTGGTAAATCCACAACAACGCAGAATACGGTTGCTGCTTTAGCCGAAAATGGTAAGAAAGTAATGGTGGTAGGGTGTGACCCTAAAGCTGATTCAACTCGCTTGCTATTAAACGGTTTATGCCAGAAAACTGTTTTGGATACCCTCAGAGACGAAGGTGATGATATTGAACTGGATGCCATTCTGAAACCTGGGTATGGCAATACCCGCTGCGTGGAATCAGGAGGACCTGAACCTGGTGTAGGCTGTGCCGGACGTGGAATTATTACCTCAATTAATATGCTGGAATCACTAGGCGCTTATACGGAAGATCTTGACTATGTATTTTATGATGTGTTGGGAGACGTTGTTTGCGGCGGATTTGCCATGCCGATTAGAGAAGGAAAAGCGCAGGAAATCTATATTGTCGCTTCTGGTGAGTTGATGGCCTTGTATGCCGCCAACAATATTGCCAAAGGCGTGAGCAAATACGCCAAGAGCGGTGGGGTTCGCCTGGGGGGGATCATCTGCAACAGCCGTAAAGTTGATAATGAATATGCACTTTTAAAAGCTTTTGCCGAAGAAATCGGGTCGCAGCTTATCCATTTTGTACCGCGTGACAACATTGTGCAGCGTGCCGAAATTAATAAGAAAACTGTAATAGATTTTGATCCTGAAGCTGACCAGGCTAACGAATACCGTGCATTAGCTCAGAATATCCAAAATAACAAATTGTTTGTCATTCCTAAGCCGATGACTCAGGATCGCTTGGAAGAACTGATGATGCAGCATGGTTTCCTTGATGCGATTGCATAA
- the nifD_2 gene encoding nitrogenase protein alpha chain, with the protein MTINLKATEAKVRENRLSSITAYKGSVKDMVQKAGGCGLKGGERCFTQTTSCSLGCAQGQLVMIQDAAVVGHSAIGCGSDTIQSNINKRRGHFSREWELTDINYINTNMTEEATVFGGKAKLREGVREAYRRFNPKAIFVTTSCVSGIIGEDVSGILSELEQEIPVPLVPVHCEGFRSRLWASGFDAAFHAILSYIVKPAEKKRPELVNIINFAGIGRAQVTRLLNRIGLVPQFIVQFTTLDQLSRLSEAAATLSFCGTLGSYLATGLEEHFGVPYIKSLQPHGIAGTDSWLRELGRVLGKEDEVEALIAEEKAAIAQELAELQTKLNGKRVVIGMGPSFAQNYTRLLDELGMDVVWTASWHFDQRHDYGEVPAAAQDLSEWDKDIPVSVSELQIFEIINLLRELKPDVYVCRHPGMAIWAAKLGIPAIFVSDEYQSFGYQGIISFGSRIADALANPTFVRYLASKIKLPYTNWWLEQDAFKYLDEAAPSSKVRSKEVI; encoded by the coding sequence ATGACAATTAATCTTAAGGCAACGGAAGCGAAAGTAAGAGAAAATCGTTTATCCTCAATTACCGCTTATAAAGGATCTGTAAAAGATATGGTTCAAAAAGCTGGTGGCTGCGGTTTAAAGGGCGGAGAACGCTGCTTTACTCAAACCACTTCCTGCAGCTTAGGCTGCGCGCAGGGGCAGCTTGTTATGATCCAGGATGCCGCAGTGGTTGGGCACAGTGCAATAGGCTGCGGGTCAGACACCATCCAAAGTAATATTAATAAACGGCGGGGGCATTTTTCACGCGAGTGGGAACTCACAGACATTAATTATATCAATACCAATATGACTGAGGAAGCTACTGTTTTTGGTGGCAAAGCCAAGCTGAGAGAAGGAGTACGGGAAGCTTACCGGCGATTCAATCCCAAAGCAATCTTTGTAACAACTTCCTGCGTATCTGGAATTATTGGGGAAGATGTCAGTGGCATTTTAAGCGAATTAGAGCAAGAAATTCCAGTTCCTTTAGTTCCAGTCCACTGCGAAGGTTTTCGTTCAAGACTCTGGGCATCAGGCTTTGATGCGGCATTTCATGCTATTTTAAGTTATATTGTTAAGCCGGCGGAAAAAAAGCGTCCTGAACTGGTAAACATTATTAACTTTGCCGGGATTGGCAGAGCTCAGGTTACCCGGCTATTAAATCGTATCGGATTAGTGCCTCAGTTTATTGTCCAATTTACTACGCTGGATCAATTATCCAGGCTTTCAGAAGCCGCCGCGACCTTAAGTTTTTGTGGTACTCTCGGCAGTTACCTGGCTACAGGATTAGAAGAGCATTTTGGAGTTCCTTATATTAAATCGTTGCAGCCGCATGGGATTGCCGGTACGGATAGCTGGCTCAGGGAGTTAGGCCGTGTATTAGGAAAAGAAGACGAGGTCGAAGCACTCATTGCCGAAGAAAAAGCGGCAATTGCCCAGGAACTGGCTGAGTTACAGACCAAGCTTAACGGTAAACGGGTCGTTATCGGTATGGGTCCCAGCTTTGCTCAAAATTATACCAGATTGCTTGATGAATTAGGAATGGATGTCGTTTGGACAGCAAGCTGGCATTTTGATCAGCGTCACGATTATGGCGAAGTTCCGGCTGCTGCTCAGGATTTGTCAGAATGGGATAAAGATATTCCGGTTAGTGTCAGTGAACTGCAAATATTTGAGATCATTAATTTGCTGCGGGAATTAAAGCCCGATGTGTATGTTTGCCGCCATCCTGGTATGGCAATTTGGGCTGCTAAATTAGGTATTCCTGCTATATTTGTCAGTGATGAATATCAATCCTTTGGTTATCAGGGGATTATTAGTTTTGGCAGCCGGATTGCCGATGCCCTGGCCAATCCGACTTTTGTCCGCTATCTGGCCAGTAAAATTAAGCTGCCTTATACAAACTGGTGGTTGGAGCAAGATGCATTTAAGTATTTGGATGAAGCAGCACCCAGTAGCAAAGTGCGATCTAAGGAGGTTATTTAG